A window of the Tenebrio molitor chromosome 1, icTenMoli1.1, whole genome shotgun sequence genome harbors these coding sequences:
- the LOC138141507 gene encoding motile sperm domain-containing protein 1-like isoform X2: protein MSLKDRTIPVFIYPHELTFYVDNQATHKQLLTLYNPYDFPVKYQVYANTTDKYLVVDPKGSIAAHAYVDLLIRHIAPIQSKCHSRDKFMITMQDATTNHLLGKRCVLATLLPGDRDSSSTGEESTHSYRTCEPNLSRDRSRGNDTEPSVKNYFILLSVVFIIILFLPTKYEEVEETSIPSYLHIALPVKLIVSYILGLITMALLRPC, encoded by the exons ATGAGCCTAAAAGATCGCACAATTCCCGTTTTTATATACCCTCACgagttgacattttatgtagaTAATCAGGCGACGCACAAACAGCTGTTGACATTGTACAATCCGTACGACTTTCCAGTAAAATACCAAG TGTATGCCAACACCACGGATAAGTACCTGGTCGTGGACCCCAAAGGCAGCATCGCCGCTCACGCTTATGTGGATCTCTTGATTCGACACATTGCCCCCATCCAGTCAAAATGCCATTCTAGAGATAAGTTTATGATCACAATGCAAGATGCGACAACCAATCAT CTGTTAGGCAAGAGATGTGTGCTGGCCACACTTCTACCAGGTGACAGAGACAGTAGCAGCACTGGAGAAGAAAGTACTCACTCTTACAGGACTTGTGAGCCAAATCTCAGTAGAGACAGATCGAGAGGCAATGA TACTGAGCCATCggttaaaaactattttatcttATTGTCAGTGGTGTTCATAATTATTCTGTTCTTGCCAACGAAATATGAAGAAGTTGAGGAGACTAGTATACCCTCATATTTACACATAGCACTCCctgttaaattaattgtttccTATATCTTAGGTCTTATCACAATGGCTTTGTTGAGGCCCTGTTGA
- the LOC138141507 gene encoding motile sperm domain-containing protein 1-like isoform X1 — protein MSLKDRTIPVFIYPHELTFYVDNQATHKQLLTLYNPYDFPVKYQGKDKAVFPAKRNKFRSVYANTTDKYLVVDPKGSIAAHAYVDLLIRHIAPIQSKCHSRDKFMITMQDATTNHLLGKRCVLATLLPGDRDSSSTGEESTHSYRTCEPNLSRDRSRGNDTEPSVKNYFILLSVVFIIILFLPTKYEEVEETSIPSYLHIALPVKLIVSYILGLITMALLRPC, from the exons ATGAGCCTAAAAGATCGCACAATTCCCGTTTTTATATACCCTCACgagttgacattttatgtagaTAATCAGGCGACGCACAAACAGCTGTTGACATTGTACAATCCGTACGACTTTCCAGTAAAATACCAAGGTAAGGACAAAGCAGTTTTTCCCGCAAAACGCAATAAGTTTCGTTCAGTGTATGCCAACACCACGGATAAGTACCTGGTCGTGGACCCCAAAGGCAGCATCGCCGCTCACGCTTATGTGGATCTCTTGATTCGACACATTGCCCCCATCCAGTCAAAATGCCATTCTAGAGATAAGTTTATGATCACAATGCAAGATGCGACAACCAATCAT CTGTTAGGCAAGAGATGTGTGCTGGCCACACTTCTACCAGGTGACAGAGACAGTAGCAGCACTGGAGAAGAAAGTACTCACTCTTACAGGACTTGTGAGCCAAATCTCAGTAGAGACAGATCGAGAGGCAATGA TACTGAGCCATCggttaaaaactattttatcttATTGTCAGTGGTGTTCATAATTATTCTGTTCTTGCCAACGAAATATGAAGAAGTTGAGGAGACTAGTATACCCTCATATTTACACATAGCACTCCctgttaaattaattgtttccTATATCTTAGGTCTTATCACAATGGCTTTGTTGAGGCCCTGTTGA
- the l(2)k09022 gene encoding HEAT repeat-containing protein 1 homolog — MSTSLAEQLKRLAVPQTSVLLRDKKRASLLFDPKEAAGLKRETIYQIGLDGLEELITKNQAFEKFKKTLFYITSKKFERSVETTEANKKLDKNIRQFLLLLSPYFSLSCAHKTLEWLINRYSIHEYNREDVLMMILPYHESNIFVRVVQLLKFKDNNDSWFWLKSVQKKGVHLTKQNLLNHAASDVYFIKFVSKFIALLIKQHEKPSLLTIAFNFYCTVFTGAIEYSKEVNEAQISQMLPSLIRGLNSDIPDYCAASYVIVGRLVTKTTLNDVILNKFVEKISEAKVETLKTETVLMLLLLYQSQPHYHDVPEGACASLVGKEWLPKVLQELCNGKCHVTPFLQALVKRCLNGAVSLDKEGHRDFMKKLLEAIKFEESFVETFLSFLLDASKKKQYPEHIHKWLTEVVETVERQYPEQFDKEVYKILSSTQQGKISKRKQSLQRLLKETMSIRCKFDVMDKLYHPNAAYRKEALRYLTNNLDSLRVQEKEMIKSSFIDRLNDDDVGVVSETLNLIKSVSFLKIDSLKDVLIELAYKRQQEMQFWDPVSTEIVSMLCANSDPNDWDTFVAVFQYLLPNSSSQLTAARKVARTLFVKNNRLLKTIDSKTDDYEQFCNNAFDSLRNDNIELVQDFVESLKKTPPKDRCVLNKYLVTVILSCILPNNTSIESNVVIVKTLVEFLQSCEIKYAKGNAFFQSHLSAARSGQFHIEAFLLCVKNVILKTKKPKIDLSRADFHETNDFSEYFTSLANVLLKSSPNHKKYIQFFVSYFCTSLQKKLEFVLNLAVCGRCQNLEFPIECVDVVVKLLQSKESNDLSSLLTNSDILLPYLVAMLLNRNEEVRLRSFEIVEVFAKVKEEAYGCFFEELLEQKEEIVADNDQMPLILFNYLSPSVKCDKISTDLRELLLRASCKDNYPVYVKAKMLEALSHINTIEMFEETARDCLELFQTDVKSLDEVKSSIVLSNVLRCQADVAKQIQLNSVVWSLLETCLKRDDFSLTVDGKVEFSTVLLLKQLDREFFTELSEPVATRLLDVIVELASVTKNSEVLPVVRHIIKVIDLDAKLILAHFAAMRDVQSPKLDPNKLKRRISVVPTIDILDTLQWKKGQTALEFIQDKKKIRNMECLLPVLFEILKKCLDFDEQAAVEYPKQLILSSILYLGARVDKKDLSENVFNMELVVQCIRASQNPQTHYHALLVLAFSAEMFPSQVLHNIMTIFTFMGSSVLRHEDAYSFQIISKIIDTIIPILVRDSSSVTIARVLRVFVDVILDVPEHRRMPIYGHLLTQIGVDDNLHIFLLLIFESHVLHAGMKNKNDDMKRLEIAADVCREFSPKVVIQNCIYLMKFLKELPDEIQSENATSSFDIRYKTPKQFRHYKYTLITFTAKLLASNEFVIQVASLKSEEFLELEPLYKQMIINTLTYIQRISKVAEQNAATPQAKYWKVILHLSYDILDSVNALLTPQMFLLVIRGLMSHDFTTVRRRSLEILNSKLQNTPAFFADCATSDIYSLVPPLISIIKNIDEAEIESEEQMIVQTALLSLKLSVKLLITDYPEKLSEILDFMTELIKSGKAQNNVLASVLLCLAELCATLRAHAISSLPNVMPALLKILKVQKSQESNLLLLSSITAVQKIFNTLPLFLSPYLEKLLYELSILASRWGDSATEERLQPIANKLASLRQQIGASIPPRVLIPVLGQSYNRLISKSAFGAISFLMDVLGENLNRLNGPEISANLPELTNFFLNALQFRTDQETSFEEANEVESQIVKALTKLILKLSESTFKPLFYKLFDWAARHERKTERIITFYALSSEIAESLKSLFVLFAGHFLNNAAQILDACNATKNESLYFDDDKKNILLLENVLKTLHAVFVYDNHKFINKDRFQVLMQPLVDQLENTLSGMECLERRNEELVTPTIVQFAVATADDSLWKQLNYQILLKMKHNSPNIRLISLHCLKETVKKLGVDYLPLLPETIPVLAELLEDEEENVEKACRKAVQEMEKILGEPIEKYFKM, encoded by the exons ATGAGTACGTCACTAGCTGAGCAACTGAAGCGCTTGGCGGTGCCTCAAACCTCCGTATTATTACGGGACAAGAAGAGAGCTTCATTACTCTTTGACCCCAAAGAAGCCGCGGGTCTAAAGCGAGAGACCATTTACCAGATTGGTCTTGATGGTTTGGAAGAATTAATTACTAAAAATCAAGCATTcgaaaagttcaaaaaaacaCTCTTTTACATAACttccaaaaaatttgaacgttCAGTAGAGACAACTGAAGCTAACAAGAAGTTGGATAAAAACATAAGACAGTTTTTGCTGCTACTGTCTCCATACTTTTCATTAAGTTGCGCTCATAAAACGTTAGAATGGCTGATCAACAGGTACTCGATACATGAATATAACAGGGAAGACGTGTTAATGATGATATTGCCATATCATGAGTCAAACATTTTTGTCAGAGTGGTCCAACTATTAAAATTCAAAGATAACAATGATAGTTGGTTCTGGTTGAAATCTGTACAAAAGAAAGGCGTTCACTTGACTAAACAAAACCTGTTGAATCACGCAGCCAGCGACGTCTACTTTATCAAATTCGtctcaaaatttattgctctgCTCATTAAACAGCACGAGAAACCGTCTCTACTCACAATCGCGTTCAACTTCTACTGCACAGTTTTCACCGGCGCCATTGAATATTCAAAAGAAGTAAATGAGGCGCAGATTTCTCAGATGCTTCCATCTCTCATAAGAGGCTTGAACTCGGACATTCCCGACTACTGTGCCGCTTCGTACGTCATCGTGGGCCGACTCGTCACGAAAACGACTCTGAATGACGTCATCTTGAATAAATTCGTTGAGAAAATATCAGAAGCAAAGGTGGAAACTTTGAAAACTGAAACCGTTCTGATGTTGTTGCTACTGTATCAGTCCCAACCCCATTACCACGACGTTCCAGAAGGGGCTTGCGCAAGCTTGGTGGGAAAGGAGTGGCTACCAAAAGTTTTGCAAGAATTGTGTAATGGAAAGTGTCACGTCACCCCATTTTTACAAGCGCTGGTCAAAAGATGTCTGAATGGGGCGGTGAGTTTGGACAAGGAAGGACACAGAGATTTCATGAAGAAGCTTCTAGAAGCCATCAAGTTTGAAGAATCGTTTGTAGAAACGTTTCTGAG CTTTTTACTGGATGCCAGCAAGAAGAAGCAGTACCCGGAGCACATCCACAAGTGGTTGACAGAAGTTGTAGAAACTGTAGAACGTCAGTATCCTGAGCAATTCGACAAGGAAGTTTATAAAATACTGTCGTCAACTCAACAAGGGAAGATCAGCAAAAGAAAGCAATCGCTCCAGAGACTTCTCAAAGAAACGATGAGCATCCGGTGCAAGTTTGACGTGATGGACAAACTGTACCATCCGAACGCAGCATACAGAAAGGAAGCACTTCGATACTTGACTAATAACTTGGATTCTTTGAGAGTCCAAGAGAAAGAAATGATCAAGAGCTCGTTCATCGATCGCCTGAACGACGACGACGTCGGAGTGGTCAGCGAGACCCTGAACCTCATCAAAAGCGTTTCCTTCCTAAAAATCGACTCGTTGAAAGACGTCTTGATCGAGTTGGCGTACAAACGTCAACAAGAAATGCAATTTTGGGATCCAGTCTCGACAGAAATCGTATCGATGTTGTGCGCCAACAGCGATCCGAACGATTGGGACACGTTCGTGGCTGTCTTCCAGTATTTACTACCCAATTCTTCGAGCCAATTGACAGCAGCTCGCAAAGTTGCCAGAACACTCTTTGTCAAAAACAATCGCCTACTAAAAACAATCGATTCCAAAACTGACGACTACGAACAGTTTTGCAACAACGCCTTCGACAGTTTGCGGAACGACAACATCGAACTGGTCCAAGATTTCGTCGAAAGCCTCAAGAAAACACCTCCCAAAGACAGATGCGTTCTGAACAAGTACTTGGTAACGGTGATCTTGAGCTGCATTTTGCCCAACAACACCTCCATCGAGTCCAACGTCGTGATCGTTAAGACATTGGTCGAGTTTTTGCAAAGCTGCGAGATCAAGTACGCGAAGGGAAACGCTTTCTTTCAGAGCCACCTCAGCGCGGCTCGATCTGGACAGTTCCACATCGAGGCCTTCCTCTTGTGTGTGAAAAACGTCATTTTGAAAACCAAGAAACCCAAAATCGATTTGAGTCGCGCCGACTTCCACGAGACCAACGACTTCAGCGAGTACTTCACCTCCTTGGCCAACGTTCTGCTGAAGAGTTCCCCCAACCACAAGAAGTACATCCAGTTCTTCGTCAGTTATTTCTGCACGTCGTTGCAGAAGAAACTGGAATTCGTATTGAATTTGGCCGTTTGTGGTAGATGCCAAAATTTGGAATTTCCCATAGAGTGTGTAGATGTAGTCGTCAAGCTGTTGCAATCCAAAGAGAGCAACGATTTGAGCTCGCTCCTCACCAACAGCGACATTCTGCTTCCGTATCTCGTGGCGATGCTTCTCAACAGAAATGAAGAAGTCAGACTGAGAAGCTTCGAGATTGTGGAAGTTTTCGCCAAAGTGAAGGAAGAAGCGTACGGATGCTTTTTCGAAGAATTGTTGGAACAAAAGGAAGAAATAGTTGCGGACAACGATCAGATGCCGCTCATTCTCTTCAATTATCTGTCACCGTCAGTTAAGTGTGACAAGATTTCGACAGATTTGAGAGAGCTTTTGCTCCGAGCAAGCTGCAAAGACAACTATCCTGTCTACGTCAAAGCCAAAATGTTGGAGGCGCTTTCGCACATCAACACTATCGAAATGTTTGAAGAAACTGCTCGAGACTGTTTGGAGTTGTTCCAAACGGATGTGAAGAGTCTGGACGAAGTGAAGTCGTCGATTGTGCTGAGCAATGTGTTGAGGTGCCAAGCGGACGTCGCCAAACAAATTCAATTGAATTCAGTTGTGTGGAGTCTGCTGGAGACTTGCCTCAAGAGGGACGATTTCAGCTTGACCGTCGACGGCAAGGTGGAGTTTTCGACTGTTCTGTTGTTAAAACAGCTCGACAGGGAGTTTTTCACGGAGTTGAGCGAACCAGTCGCGACCAGATTGTTAGATGTGATCGTAGAACTCGCCAGCGTTACCAAAAACTCCGAAGTTCTTCCGGTCGTGAGGCACATCATCAAAGTGATAGATCTGGATGCGAAACTGATCTTGGCGCACTTCGCCGCAATGAGAGACGTCCAGTCTCCCAAACTGGACCCGAACAAGCTGAAACGAAGGATCAGCGTGGTCCCCACGATCGACATTTTGGACACGTTGCAGTGGAAGAAGGGCCAGACGGCCCTCGAGTTTATCCAAGACAAGAAGAAGATAAGAAACATGGAGTGCTTGCTTCCGGTGTTGTTCGAGATACTGAAGAAGTGTCTCGATTTCGACGAGCAAGCCGCTGTTGAATACCCCAAACAGTTGATTCTTTCGTCGATTCTCTATCTAGGAGCGAGGGTTGACAAGAAGGACTTGTCGGAAAACGTGTTCAACATGGAGTTGGTGGTGCAGTGCATCAGAGCGTCGCAGAATCCCCAGACCCACTACCACGCCCTCTTGGTATTGGCGTTCTCGGCGGAGATGTTCCCTTCGCAAGTTTTGCACAATATCATGACGATCTTCACGTTTATGGGGTCGTCAGTGTTGCGCCACGAAGACGCTTACAGTTTCCAGATCATATCCAAGATTATCGACACCATAATACCCATCCTGGTCCGAGACAGTTCCTCCGTGACCATAGCTAGGGTGCTGAGAGTGTTCGTCGACGTCATACTTGACGTGCCAGAGCACCGGCGAATGCCCATATACGGGCATCTCCTGACCCAGATCGGAGTCGACGACAATCTCCACATATTCCTCCTTCTGATCTTCGAATCGCACGTGCTTCACGCAggaatgaagaacaaaaacgACGACATGAAGCGGTTGGAGATCGCCGCCGACGTGTGCCGAGAGTTCTCCCCGAAAGTCGTGATCCAGAACTGCATCTACTTGATGAAGTTCTTGAAGGAGTTGCCCGACGAGATCCAGTCGGAGAACGCGACTTCGTCGTTCGACATCCGGTACAAAACTCCCAAACAGTTCAGACATTACAAGTACACTCTGATTACTTTTACGGCGAAGTTGTTGGCGTCGAACGAGTTCGTCATCCAAGTGGCTTCCCTCAAGAGCGAGGAGTTTCTAGAACTGGAGCCACTCTACAAGCAGATGATCATAAACACCTTGACGTACATACAGAGAATATCGAAAGTTGCGGAGCAGAATGCCGCAACTCCACAAGCCAAGTACTGGAAAGTTATATTGCACCTCAGCTACGACATCTTGGACAGCGTCAACGCCCTGCTGACTCCGCAGATGTTCTTGTTGGTGATCAGGGGGTTGATGTCGCACGACTTCACCACCGTAAGGCGACGAAGCTTGGAGATTTTGAACTCCAAGTTGCAAAACACTCCGGCTTTCTTCGCCGATTGCGCAACTTCCGACATCTACTCTCTAGTGCCACCGCTCATCTCGATCATCAAAAACATAGACGAAGCGGAAATAGAAAGCGAAGAACAGATGATCGTTCAGACCGCCCTTCTCTCTTTGAAGCTTTCGGTGAAGCTGCTGATCACGGATTATCCAGAGAAGCTGAGCGAAATCCTGGACTTCATGACCGAACTGATCAAGAGTGGCAAAGCGCAGAACAACGTTTTGGCATCTGTACTTCTGTGTTTGGCCGAGCTTTGTGCCACCTTACGCGCCCATGCCATTTCGAGCTTGCCAAACGTCATGCCAGCGCTATTGaagattttgaaagttcaaaagAGTCAAGAGTCGAATTTGCTTCTGCTGAGTTCAATCACGGCCGTCCAGAAGATCTTCAACACGTTGCCCCTCTTCCTGAGCCCCTATTTGGAGAAGTTGCTGTACGAGTTGTCGATTTTGGCCAGCAGGTGGGGTGACAGCGCCACCGAAGAGCGACTCCAACCGATTGCCAACAAGCTGGCAAGTTTGAGGCAACAAATTGGCGCGTCCATACCTCCCAGAGTATTGATTCCGGTCTTGGGACAAAGCTACAACCGTCTGATCTCGAAGAGCGCTTTCGGAGCGATCAGCTTCTTGATGGATGTCTTGGGGGAGAATCTGAATCGACTCAACGGACCAGAAATCAGCGCCAACCTACCCGAATTGACCAACTTCTTCTTGAACGCTTTGCAGTTCAGAACTGACCAAGAGACTTCGTTCGAAGAGGCCAACGAAGTGGAATCTCAAATCGTCAAAGCTTTGACCAAATTGATCTTGAAGTTGTCCGAAAGCACCTTCAAGCCGTTGTTTTATAAACTATTCGATTGGGCGGCCAGACACGAACGAAAGACCGAAAGGATAATCACATTTTACGCATTGTCGAGCGAAATCGCCGAGTCTTTGAAGAGTCTCTTCGTTCTCTTCGCCGGTCACTTCTTGAACAACGCCGCTCAGATTCTGGACGCCTGCAATGCCACCAAAAACGAGAGTTTGTACTTCGACGAcgacaagaaaaatattttgttgttggAAAATGTGTTGAAGACTCTCCACGCCGTCTTCGTCTACGACAATCACAAATTCATCAACAAGGACAGATTTCAGGTGTTGATGCAGCCGCTGGTGGACCAGTTGGAGAACACCCTGAGCGGAATGGAGTGTTTGGAGAGGAGGAATGAAGAGTTGGTCACTCCAACAATTGTGCAGTTTGCAGTGGCCACAGCTGACGATTCGTTGTGGAAACAACTGAATTACCAGATTTTACTCAAAATGAAGCACAACTCGCCCAATATCAGGTTAATCTCGTTGCACTGTTTGAAGGAAACTGTCAAGAAATTGGGAGTTGATTACTTACCGTTGTTGCCAGAGACGATTCCGGTTTTGGCTGAACTACTCGAAGATGAAGAAGAGAATGTGGAGAAAGCGTGCAGAAAGGCGGTACAAGAAATGGAGAAGATTTTAGGGGAGCcgatagaaaaatattttaaaatgtaa